The nucleotide sequence CTCAGCTTGTGTCGCGCACAGACGCACCTGTCGGGTCGTTGCGGTGCGCACGGCCCTTTCCTGTGCGCTGCAAAGAGATGCGATCGTATCACTTCAGCTTTGAGCTCCACATCTCGTCTCTGAAACAAAACGACCGCAGAGACACCGCAGGAGGAACcgcaagcagagacagagacagagacagagacagagacagagacagagacagagacagagacagagacagagacagagacagagacagagacagagacagagacagagacagagacagagacagagacagagacagagacagagacagagacagagacagagacagagacagagacaaagggagcaacagagggagacagacagagacagacagacagacagagacagagggagcaacagagacagacagacagagacagacagacagacagagacaaggtTCTGACATGAGAGGAACAAATAATAAGTCAAGCAGCAGCTTCTGGTTGGAgtgtattgttttattgttttattgttgtattgttttattgttttattgttttagacTTTAAATGAGTGgggattttaaatatatatatatatattattcctttaaatggagagaatttagttattgatttgattatgttatgatgtgtgccttaagccgtggaccttctcacgattttattatgttcgcataatgacaataaagtatcttgaatcttgaatctactGGTCAAAAGTTTAGAATGCATTTTGGGTTTTAAATTGATTccatgatttttgttttttcattgaaaTACTGGAAATATTGGCGTGTTCTAAAACCAGTAGTGTATACACGTTGGTGTGTTTAAGTGAGGAAACaaaaagttgtatttattattaaacgAATGGGTAGTAAATCAATTTGGATTTATTAAATACAACAATGAGGTCCTCCGAACTTcccctggtccccccccccccccccccattggaaTGGATAAGTCGCCCACCTTGGAGCAAACCGTCAGCGCCTGAAGCCCAGAGCTAAACTTTCCACCACGGCACAGGAAGCAGCTCGGGCTCTGGGTTGCGCCGCAGACGGTGAAGCTCTCACAGTTGATCTGAAGGAAGTTTCACTTCCCTATAAAACATTTCACAGCTTCATTGTTGCCGGGCAGAAGCTGCGTCTTCTGTATTTCAGTTGTTAATTCTAAGTACTAAAACCTGGATTGTAAACATGTTTACGGCAGTGAAACGTGAATCCCCTCTTTCATCACATTCAGAAGCTCATCCGTCCATCCTAGAAACGTCTCATGTCTACAGCCGGTCCCAGCTGGCCCCGGACCAGAGGTGGTGAGAAACCACGAGCGGCTCCTCAGCTGCAGATCATCTCCTGATGGCCGCCTCGAAGCCGTTGGCCTCCAGGAAACCGGAGCGAACGCAGGAGGAGGGGCAGAACTGTCTTCAGACAGAGACCAGCTCATTCTCtgtcacagaaagacaaaaccacacaaacataaaaaaaaccttagAATACACCAGGAGTGGATCCGGTATCATTGGTGAACGCTGTTTTAATCCGAAGGGCCTATTGGGCCCTGGTGGAGGTCTGACCCTGTTGTAGTCTTTGGATTGTTGCCGTCAGGTTTTCTCGTCCAAACTTGGACTTTATTGCAAGATGCTGTTTGACGCAGGGTCAAAGTCAACTTCACATCCCCGCGGCTGGTGGGGattcttgctcaagggcactaATGCAGGCGAGACTTAAGCTTCCATGCATTCGAAAGAAAGACGGAGCGTTTGTTATTTCCTGAAACTGACCGTTTGATTTAAGAGTTCCGTCTCCACAGATGCTGCGTTTGTGTGCAAGACTCTggtggggggtggaggaggaggtggaggtgggggccccgggtggaggaggaggtgcgggGCCCCAGGTGGATTtgtgggaggaggtgaaggaggaggggggctcCACTTCAAACATCTGGCAGACCGGAGCCCTCTTGCAGGAGGTCTCTGCAACGCTCCGCAGCAACGCTCCCATTCGACACAGAGAAGAAGGTCACGAGTGGGTCGGGCTTCGTTATCTCACCGGAACATCTCCCTCCCAGAAAGGAACCCCTCGGGGACATGTTTGGGCGCTTCTGTCGCCTGCGTGATTAAAATGGACCAAAGTTGGATTCTGATTCTGCTGATTCTGGTGTTCTATCAGAGTGAGTGTGTCTACCTCAAACGCGGTCTCCGGTTCGGTTCTACCTCAAACGCGGTCTCCGGTTCGGTTCTACCTCAAACGCGGTCTCCGGTTCGGTTCTACCTCAAACGCGGTCTCCGGTTCGGTTCTACCTCAAACGCGGTCTCCGGTTCAGTTCTACCTCAAACGCGGTCTCCGGTTCGGTTCTACCTCAAACGCGGTCTCCGGTTCGGTTCTACCTCAAACGCAGTCTCCGGTTCGGTTCTACCTCAAACATGGTCTCCGGTTCGGTTCTAACTCAAACACGGTCTCCGGTTcggttcctgtctttgtctttacTGTTTCTATTGTTTTAGAGGTAGCTTCAGGTGATGACGTCATCGTAGAGGATGGAAGGCCTGTTGTAATCCGGTGCCAGCCCGAGATGGGCTCCATGGTCCTCTGGTTCCGAGTGCTGGACCATCGTGGGATGGAGTTCATCGGGTCCTTCACCAACACCGGCCTGCAGAAGTCCACCTTCGCCCCGTCTTCACCGTTCAGCTTCGCAAAGATGCGTCAGCACGACCTGGTCCTGCCCGCCTTCGACCGCGTCCGGGACAGCGGCGCGTACAGCTGCGCGTCTCTGCACAAAGGAACCGAACTCAAGTTCGGAGGAGTGACCCGACTCGTGGGAGGCGAGTTCTACCGGTTCCGTTAATGCGTTTGACTCATTGATGATTCCATTGATTTTCTCTCTTCAgtagaaagaaagagggaaagagaagTCCCGGTAACGGCGGggaccgccgccgccgccgaagGAACCCGACGCACGGCCTGCGCGTGCGGGGCAGGTAAACATGTCGCCACCGTGCGCGGGAGCCCTTTACGTCGCATTTTCGATGCTGTGATGACAAAGCTGGCTCCTTGCAGAGGAGGCCAGTCCGTCCGCGCTCTGCGCTCCGTCCATACTGGGCCCGCTGGCTGGCGGCTGTGGccttcttcttctactcctcctcatcgtcatcaCGCACTGCAACAGTAAAGAGCTTAAAACTATACAATTATTATTAGTCCATTTCTGTGTGATCAGGTTTttaatacttgttttttttataacgCTGCAGGATTGAGGACGAGGAGATGCCCTCACCATTACAAAAGAAAGtgagtttgtttttctcataTTAATCTGAAGCATCTCTCCATTCAGGGACacttcatttatattttatatcttATGTCTGTAATAACATATCTTATCATTAAAATCAGCAAGAAAAATATGTTCCTTATTGCTTCGGGTTATTTTGCCATCCTTATTTTTTATGTCTGTTCTATTTTccataaattgttctttatggAATTTAAAAGCGTCTTTGAATGAACTACATGTTCACATATTTAtaatctgaaataaaattattgGGAAATTATCTGTATAATTATTTCTCATCTATATGCTCGTTTTTAGCCGCTTCTGTTCGTCCAGGAATAAAATACAGTTTTGTATAACGCAGTATCACTTCCGtcctaaaatgtcaaaataaattgAATAGACTTGAAAtgagtatttcttttttttttaatgtaatttccagAAAAATGATAAAAAGGCACGGTGCCAACGTCTTCCTCTGTAGCGGGGGCCCTGTTTGATGTTTAATTAAATTTAGACAAAAGAAGTGAAATACTGCAATAAACGTGTTAATGATAATTGTTTGTCATACAGGCCTCGGGTGATGGCTGGTGGAAAACAGTGACAACCGACATCCCTGTAATCCGACGCCGTAGACATTTCTGTAGACTGTCATCTCCAGCCTTTCAGGAATTGCacgtctatttatttattcaacacagattATTATTCTGATGTGTagatttaattttacatttacaatctGTATTTTTGACGATATATTGAAAGTGAATTTTACTGGTGTCATTCCCTCGTTCAGGGATTAGAACGAGAAACGTTATTTtagaaaacattaaataaacacttttatttaaatgaaactcTGGCAGCATGACTGTGTTTAAATTTAGATTTGAATTATTTTAACTTTTTCTGTTGTACAGTACTTtccaaacagaataaaaataaaaataaaacctaagGGAATGAAGGAACAAAAACATATTCTTTTATTCGTTGGATGTAATGAAGTAAAAATCCATCCCGCATTCTCGCTCAGCGGCAATTAATTGtccattttctcattttattcgTTTCGTGGCACAGAAATATTAAGCTTTACATAAAATTATATTGATGTTCATTTGTTGTAAATTCCCCTGTAAAAAGGAAGTGGGCTAATACAAATGtaagcagacaaaaaacaaaaaaaacaccaaacaaaCCAGGAGAAAAATACGTTCAGAGGAGAGTCTGTTCTTATTCCGTTTAATACAAACACATTTCCCATGCACCTCGAAGAAAacagtttttattcatttcttgCAGGATTGAGTCGTCGcccccccttcacacacacacatgcacgcacacacaggcacacacacacattaaagaaGTTTATGTATGCTTCCGACTTTACAGATAACCATTCTGActtttacattatttaattCCATCTAAATCATGTCTCATAGCGTTTgtctcacacccacacacctaaaAGAAACTCTGGGAAGGGATACCAATTCTTGACTTTACAACTGAAAGCCCTTCGAGAATTAACAGTGTTCTCTTATATAGAGCAAAAAATctattacagtaaaaaaaaaaaaaaaaagaggcagttTAAAAGCTTCCCGCCTCAGTTTCACTAAGTGCACTTCTGGATGGCAGAAATATGTATTTCACACACAGCCAAATGCATACAGACCTTCTCTCAACAGATGCTGGACTCCATTTATCATGTAAACTATGTGttgtccaaaataaaagcaagcgGCACACCAGTGTCTTAATCGCATCCGAACACATCAAGGTAGAAAACTTGACTTGCACATCAAATTGCAAAAACATCCCAATATTCTACAAATACTCCCTTCTGCTCCGCGCTGCTCCAACCAACAAAAGCTCCGGTGCGATATGAGTGCTAAAGTACGACCTGTGGGCTGAGATGCACGCGCGACGCCTCATTCCCTATGCACTCAATATATAAACAACAAAGCATTGGGTTTTCACTtaatatttatttcctctcttccccCAAAGTTTAACATCTTTGCCTGCTCACAACACATTCTCATCTCACTTTAAAAAGTCTGCTTCTCTCTGTAACACAATGTCAAAAAGGTGATGCAtgcagatctgtgtgtgtgtgtgtgtgtgtaggtttggCGTTCGTCCCATGTACATTCTTCACAATTTAGAAAAAAGTAGAATTATGCGCAGAGCAGCTCCACAAGTGATGTGTCTCTGTGGCAGGGGAACACCAACAGCCTGCAGTCAGGGGAAAGACGAAGACATTTATCCCATCAGGGTGAGGATATTACATCATTCACTGGCGTCCAATTGTGGGAGAAAGGTGAAACTAAAGTTACCCGGCGGTCTAGCTTTTGCCTCCCTTCCTTGTAGACGCTGGGACGACGTCTGAGCTTCGCTGAGACGGCGGCTGTCCGGCGGCGGAGGGCTCTTCTGTGTGCTGTTTCTGAAATATAGAgtagatttaaaaacaatcGGGGCGAGGCAGAGGATGAAGCGCATTTGCATGCAATAATTACGCAGACGGGGTATTTATTTGGAGGAATGATTGCAGGAGAGGCAGGAGAACGCGTCGCATGCAGCAGCGATTCTACCAGCATTCGATTCTATTACGGGGCACGGCGGACTGGATGGAGTTCTTCATGCAGTGGACAGTTTGCTTACTTTAGACCTCGACTTTGACTTCTTCCCCTGTAACAAAGTTCACACCTTGTTAGGCTCAAAAGCTCCATGAGGAGGAGACCGCCAAAACGCTAATCGGCCTCTAGAGGGCGCCACGTGCAGCCCAAAGTACCCTCAGACTTCACAACTGAATACAAAGATCGAGATTCTCGACTACGTTCACGCCTCAGTTGAAGGTCAATCTATTCTGATTTCTTTTGTCTGGCCTAAGCTGTTCAGAttcctctttgttttgtgaCATCAGAAATACGTTTGAACTCAGAGGAGAATTAAATAGAATTGTTTTCTGATGTCAAATGAGCAAAACAAGTGtgcagtgtgaacgtagccTTTGATCTGAGTCTGGTGTTATCAAACTCCTAAAGGGACGCATTTGCTTCAGTGATCGATCGACCAAATCAATAGCACTGATTCTCACTATCTGAACTATGAAAAGGTATTCATCAAAGTTCACGAGACTCAAAATGCTGTTTGCCAAAGATCCAGACGCCTTTTCAAGGTCATCGATTATGTACAAGAATAATCAATCAACTATCTCCAGAACCGATAAGTTGGTTCAGAAACATCCAGGAATACCAGCTGATGGGAAACCTACGCCCTGATCCTACCAGACGCTCCTATTACCTTCGGTTTGTCCGTCTTAGTTTTGATCTCTGGctgttctgggatcagggtGCCGGACAGGGAGTCCAGGACAGGAGCGGGCATCGGCTGGGAaagaatggaaaacaaataaataaacagtcttATTAAGCGTCAAATAGTTCTGAGGAATTAAAAGGTACAGTTTGGTATCTTTATTGGCAGCTACATACAACTGAAGTCTACCTAAAACCATGCAGCATTGATCTGGATATATTTCTGAACTGGAGGTAATCAATCGTAGCCCCATTGGCGTCGCCGGCGTGTCGTCCTGCTCTACCTTCAGTGGGCCTGAGACCTGCACAGGAGGTTCCAGCTTTGCCGTGGCTCCACATGATGCAACAGGTTCGCAGGGCTTTGCAGCATCACTGAAGTCATCAGCCAACAGTTCCAAGGCTGCTTTATCGTCCATAGGTTTCTACGGAAACACGAGAAGACAAATGTCAGGTGATTGttctctcatttcatttcacaatgGTTGTCTACGTTCTtctactctgtgtgtgtgtgtgtttttttgtttttttttacctccttgGGTTTTGCAGCTGCTTTTGCCTTATATTCTtccattttcttaaaaaaagaaattgttagAAACATGTTAAATCTGTCATTTAAACTTAAACCATCGTTGCtgtttgcgtgttttttttatagcagcTTTGTAAGTTTGCATGGCAAATAAACGGCTGCAGACATTTTTCAGTCTGAACTAAACTGCATTTTACTGGTCCAAAGATCCAACAAGCAGAACAGACATTACTGTAatgcaaagaataaaaacatctcACGCTGCAGCCGTAAAGCACATGCATGTAAGATGCCAGTTTACCCTGCGGTCTTCTTCGGTGGGCCGATACTCCGGGGGCAGCGagtcatctctctctcccgttCTTATCAGCTTCTCTTCAACGATCTTTTTCTCCTGCAACAAGCACAAAAAGTGGGACAGCTGTAGCGACTGGCTCACCCTAAATTTGAAGCTGTTGTTATATTTCCCTGAAGCACGCAGGCTACCTGAACAAGGCTTTTGGCAGGAACTGGGGCGGGCTGAGGGGCGGGTGCTATGTCCTTCAAGGTGTCTGAAAGAGCATCCAGGGCGCTGTCTTCCTTTCCTTGCAGCTGAGTGGAATGACAGATGGTTGATGATGCAGAGATTTAGTTGAAGTtgttaaaacaaaatgcttgATAAACACTTCTGTGCTACCTGTGGTGCGGTTTCCACGGGAACACAAGAAGATTGtactgctggagcagcagcagaggtgacAAATTCACTCGACAAGGCATCCAGAGCGAAGTCTAGAGAGGACTGAGGGAACGACAGAACTTCTCATTACTTCTCAATTGTGAGGATGAATATATATCAGCGAATCACTGTATTTAGCACTTTGCTTGATCGGCAGCTTGCCTGTGCAGGGGCAGCTGAGGAGGCAACAACTGGGGCCCGgacagcaggagcagctgaggaggCAACAACTGGAGCCCGgacagcaggagcagctgaggaggTCATGAAGCCATCAGACAGAAAATCTAGAGCCTCCCCTGTTCCCATGGTggactgcaggaggaggacaagagggATACGGAGGGAAAAATAGATCAATATTCTGGATCGCATGTCAATATCCTGCTGTGAACTGGTTCCAGTCTCACCTCAGGTTTTGGTGGAGGCAGTTTTTTGAGTTCCTCCGCATTAAATCTGTACTCTGGGGGGATTGTTCTTTCATCCTCCCCTACAAGCACGCCTTCTTCTTCCTTGAATTTATTTTCCTACCACAAGGAAAAGCAAAAAAGACACAGATGCAGATGaacccaaacaacaacaacgtgcaCGTTGTGTTCTTAAGCACTGATCTGCGTGTTGCGTACATGGACAATGTCCTCAGGCCTGAGCGGCGGGGGTTCAGGCGTTGGGGTGTCTTCTGCCAACATGTCACCGAGAGCCCCGAGAGCATCCAGAGACATGGATCCGTcctgaggagaagagaggagatcaATGCGTTACCGAGAGGTAAAGAAAAGCAGCGGTGATCATCTGTTTCCTGTGTCTCACTGGATTAGTTTTGGCATCTTTTTTAGGAGCAGTTTTCTGTATCTCGGCTATTCTAGCAGGGGCAGGTGAAGCTCCGTAGCACACGACCTTCTAAAACAGACAACAGCAAAGAGACAACAGAGCGTTTAATAGCTTTCACAAGTATGCACCTAATCGAGGACAAAGCTAATCAACATTAGCGATTCAGACAAAAGATCCCAGCAGGGAAGGAGGCGTGAGCTTCCTTTACCTGTCCAGTAGAAGGAACTATTCCAGCCGCCAAAGAGAAGTCATCAAAGGCTTTGTCCTTGTCCACTTTTTTATCATCAGCAACAACAGGACGCACAACCACAGGAGGAGCAACACACGCGgccacaggaggagcaggacacACAAtcaggggaggaggagcaggggctTTCTGCAACAAGGAACAACCGTttaacagatgctgcagctctgcttgcTTTAGTTTGTCACTGAGTAGCAGTGAGAGATCCACAGCGTACCTGTGAAGGAGCAGCTGAGGAGGCAACAACTGGGGCCCGGACAGCAGGAGCAGCCGAGGAGGTCACGAAGCCACCAGACAGAAAATCTAGAGCCTCCCCTGTTCCCATGGTggactgcaggaggaggacaagagggATACGGAGGGAAAAATAGATCAATATTCTGGATCGCATGTCAATATCCTGCTGTGAACTGGTTCCCGTCTCACCTCAGGTTTTGGTGGAGGCAGTTTTTTGAGTTCCTCCGCATTAAATCTGTACTCTGGGGGGATTGTGCTTTCATCCTCTCCCACAAGCACGCCTTCTTCTTCCTTGAATTTATTTTCCTACCACAAGGAAAAGCAAAAAAGACACAGATGCAGATGAACCCAAACAACAACGTGCACGTTGTGTTCTTAAGCACTGATCTGCGTGTTGCGTACATGGACAATGTCCTCAGGCCTGAGCGGCGGGGGTTCAGGCGTTGGTGTGTCTTCTGCCAACATGTCACCGAGAGCCCCGAGAGCATCCAGAGACATGGATCCGTcctgaggagaagagaggagatcaATGCGTTACCGAGAGGTAAAGAAAAGCAGCGGTGATCATCTGTTTCCTGTGTCTCACTGGATTCGTTTTGGCATCTTTTTTGGGAGCAGTTTTCTGTATCTCAGCTATTCTAGCAGGGGCAGGTGAAGCTCCGTAGCACACGACCTTCTAAAACAGACAACAGAGCGTTTAATAGCTTTCACAAGTATGCACCTAATCGAGGACAAAGCTAATCAACATTAGCGATTCAGACAAAAGATCCCAGCAGGGAAGGAGGCGTGAGCTTCCTTTACCTGTCCAGTAGAAGGAACTATTCCAGCCGCCAAAGAGAAGTCATCAAAGGCTTTGTCCTTGTCCACTTTTTTATCATCAGCAACAACAGGACGCACAACCACAGGAGGAGCAACACACGCGgccacaggaggagcaggacacACAAtcaggggaggaggagcaggggctTTCTGCAACAAGGAACAACCGTttaacagatgctgcagctctgcttgcTTTAGTTTGTCACTGAGTAGCAGTGAGAGATCCACAGCGTACCTGTGAAGGAGCAGCTGAGGAGGCAACAACTGGAGCCCGGACAGCAGGAGCAGCCGAGGAGGTCACGAAGCCATCAGACAGAAAATCTAGAGCCTCCCCTGTTCCCATGGtggcctgcaggaggaggacaagagggATACGGAGGGAAAAATAGATCAATATTCTGGATCGCATGTCAATATCCTGGTGTGAACTGGTTCCAGTCTCACCTCAGGTTTTGGTGGAGGCAGTTTTTTGAGTTCCTCTGCATTAAATCTGTACTCTGGGGGGATTGTTCTTTCATCCTCTCCCACAAGCACGCCTTCTTCTTCCTTGAATTTATTTTCCTACCACAAGGAAAAGCAAAAAAGACACAGATGCAGATGaacccaaacaacaacaacgtgcaCGTTGTGTTCTTAAGCACTGATCTGCGTGTTGCGTACATGGACAATGTCCTCAGGCCTGAGCGGCGGGGGTTCAGGCGTTGGTGTGTCTTCTGCCAACATGTCACCGAGAGCCCCGAGAGCATCCAGAGACATGGATCCGTCCTGAGGAGAGGACATCAGTCCATCAGAAGCTATTCACCTACTCACCTAGGACAGGGACCAGAGTCCTATAAATCTCACAGTGCCAGTGTTGGGCTTCGTGTCCACTTTGGTATCCACTCCTGCCTTCAGTGATAAGCCAGAGGTTTTCTCCATCCTGGGTTTTTTATCAACAGGAGGACACACAGCCACTGGAGAAACTTTGTCCTGCAAAATCAGAGGTGACACCATGACCCCCAGCAAGGTGCTATCTTCATCAGCGTCAGGGAAGAAACGATTACATTTTCCAGTGGTTCTGGATAAAATGGCAGATGAAGGAGCGTCTTTCCCCTTTTGTGATACAGGAAGATATGACTTTAGTATTTAACAGGGAGGTGTGCCTTTGCTGTACCTTGGAAGTAGCTTGAATTCCAGCCCCCAGAGAGAAATCACCCGTCTTGGCTTTCTTATCAAGAGGAGGAACTTCACACACAGCTACAGTGGGAACTCCAGAAGGCATTGGAGATTTCTGCAACAGTGCCACGTTAATTTCTCAATACTCTAAGTCATATGCCCCTGCAATAACCTCACAGAGATGTGGAATTTTCTTCACCTTTACAGGAGGTGGTGCAAAGCTAGTAGGGCCAGCAGATGAAGCAGTGATGCCGTCGACTTGGTCCTTTTCCTATTTAGAAGCGGATAATGAGTTAGCCAATAAAGATAAAGTCATGAACAACAATTTATGtatgagctccccccccccccaccccccaccccccaccccgcaaGTGCAATGGGATGCAAATGTGGCGAAGGGGCAGCTAAATGCTTAAAAACGTGACCTGTTGCTTcgtggctgcagctggagcaaACTGGAAATCAGCTGAAAGAGAATCAAGCGCTTCCTTTGTGCTCAGTGGTTTctgaaatgaaagagagaacaTGTCACAGcaggataataaaaaaaaacgtgacaCTTGATCATCCACTAGATGGCGTGTTTAGCCAAATCAAAAGCATGCAGgggcaaaagaaagaaaaaaaaagcaaaccagTCTGACTGCACTAAAAAACAGGCACACCCTCCACATTCCTcggaaacaaaaaaatcagaatGTAACACACCTCCATGACAAATTTGACGAATAAAACtgatttgataaaaaaaaaaaaaaaagaatcatcaaagtaaaaacaaaactcacaAAGCCTCACAGTGGAAACAGAAGGAATGTTGGACACAGACCCAAACAAGCATTTCTACAAACAAGATGGCAAAGTGGGAGTAGATTGTGATGCAGATGTGGGCGTGCTGGGGGAAATTAATGGTTTCATACAAGAGGAGTGGTGTGCAATAGATGTTTCAGAGTATGTGTGTTTTACACAGTCATGCATGTGCACGTATGAACATGTGGGCTTAGTCCGTCACGAGCCAAGGAGCTCCTACGGAGACGGTAGGTCCTGTGCTGTTTGGTGTGAGACAACACCCACCAGTGCAATTCAACATTCCCCACTCTAGAGGAACCAGGAGATCACACAGTGGAAAACAGGGCTTCTTCCAGAGTGTGTGCACAATGTGATCTGCTCACACATGCATGGGAAAGTGGGTGAGTTTAAAAAGCGAGTCAGAGTGTATCAGGACACTAAATGTGAACGTTTCACTTACAGGAACATCCATGGGTTTCGAATCCGCTGGAAGTggagcctaaaaaaaaaaaaagagatgaaccTTTAATTAAACGAGGAAATCATTCACCACGTCAGAATATGCTTCCTTCCAGGCTCGGTTCACACAATTTACACAAATCTCTGGTATATTCCTCTTGGAA is from Brachionichthys hirsutus isolate HB-005 chromosome 8, CSIRO-AGI_Bhir_v1, whole genome shotgun sequence and encodes:
- the cast gene encoding calpastatin isoform X2 is translated as MGQILTWIRGPRDSPALQDVAVVRQSQPSKATPKPGTQVPAGRPAQFETAPVSQVQGRAPVPTAAGVPAAAGVPAAAGVPAAAGVPAAAGVPAAAGVPAAAGVPAAAGVPAAAGMLASTAGTKPKDTVKTAPVSQVQAPAPVRTAAGTKPKESPKDTAKTAPVSQVQAPAPVLSTAGTAAAAGMSASTAGTKPKDTAKVQATVAPTPAKGGTQAPILDPFDVLAGTLPSSGPVAPPQPVYTGPEVKELDITSEIDPKCGEREDTLPPGYRFEDMAPLPADSKPMDVPKPLSTKEALDSLSADFQFAPAAATKQQEKDQVDGITASSAGPTSFAPPPVKKSPMPSGVPTVAVCEVPPLDKKAKTGDFSLGAGIQATSKDKVSPVAVCPPVDKKPRMEKTSGLSLKAGVDTKVDTKPNTGTDGSMSLDALGALGDMLAEDTPTPEPPPLRPEDIVHENKFKEEEGVLVGEDERTIPPEYRFNAEELKKLPPPKPEATMGTGEALDFLSDGFVTSSAAPAVRAPVVASSAAPSQKAPAPPPLIVCPAPPVAACVAPPVVVRPVVADDKKVDKDKAFDDFSLAAGIVPSTGQKVVCYGASPAPARIAEIQKTAPKKDAKTNPDGSMSLDALGALGDMLAEDTPTPEPPPLRPEDIVHENKFKEEEGVLVGEDESTIPPEYRFNAEELKKLPPPKPESTMGTGEALDFLSGGFVTSSAAPAVRAPVVASSAAPSQKAPAPPPLIVCPAPPVAACVAPPVVVRPVVADDKKVDKDKAFDDFSLAAGIVPSTGQKVVCYGASPAPARIAEIQKTAPKKDAKTNPDGSMSLDALGALGDMLAEDTPTPEPPPLRPEDIVHENKFKEEEGVLVGEDERTIPPEYRFNAEELKKLPPPKPESTMGTGEALDFLSDGFMTSSAAPAVRAPVVASSAAPAVRAPVVASSAAPAQSSLDFALDALSSEFVTSAAAPAVQSSCVPVETAPQLQGKEDSALDALSDTLKDIAPAPQPAPVPAKSLVQEKKIVEEKLIRTGERDDSLPPEYRPTEEDRRKMEEYKAKAAAKPKEKPMDDKAALELLADDFSDAAKPCEPVASCGATAKLEPPVQVSGPLKPMPAPVLDSLSGTLIPEQPEIKTKTDKPKKQHTEEPSAAGQPPSQRSSDVVPASTRKGGKS
- the cast gene encoding calpastatin isoform X1, with the translated sequence MGQILTWIRGPRDSPALQDVAVVRQSQPSKATPKPGTQVPAGRPAQFETAPVSQVQGRAPVPTAAGVPAAAGVPAAAGVPAAAGVPAAAGVPAAAGVPAAAGVPAAAGVPAAAGMLASTAGTKPKDTVKTAPVSQVQAPAPVRTAAGTKPKESPKDTAKTAPVSQVQAPAPVLSTAGTAAAAGMSASTAGTKPKDTAKVQATVAPTPAKGGTQAPILDPFDVLAGTLPSSGPVAPPQPVYTGPEVKELDITSEIDPKCGEREDTLPPGYRFEDMAPLPADSKPMDVPKPLSTKEALDSLSADFQFAPAAATKQQEKDQVDGITASSAGPTSFAPPPVKKSPMPSGVPTVAVCEVPPLDKKAKTGDFSLGAGIQATSKDKVSPVAVCPPVDKKPRMEKTSGLSLKAGVDTKVDTKPNTGTDGSMSLDALGALGDMLAEDTPTPEPPPLRPEDIVHENKFKEEEGVLVGEDERTIPPEYRFNAEELKKLPPPKPEATMGTGEALDFLSDGFVTSSAAPAVRAPVVASSAAPSQKAPAPPPLIVCPAPPVAACVAPPVVVRPVVADDKKVDKDKAFDDFSLAAGIVPSTGQKVVCYGASPAPARIAEIQKTAPKKDAKTNPDGSMSLDALGALGDMLAEDTPTPEPPPLRPEDIVHENKFKEEEGVLVGEDESTIPPEYRFNAEELKKLPPPKPESTMGTGEALDFLSGGFVTSSAAPAVRAPVVASSAAPSQKAPAPPPLIVCPAPPVAACVAPPVVVRPVVADDKKVDKDKAFDDFSLAAGIVPSTGQKVVCYGASPAPARIAEIQKTAPKKDAKTNPDGSMSLDALGALGDMLAEDTPTPEPPPLRPEDIVHENKFKEEEGVLVGEDERTIPPEYRFNAEELKKLPPPKPESTMGTGEALDFLSDGFMTSSAAPAVRAPVVASSAAPAVRAPVVASSAAPAQSSLDFALDALSSEFVTSAAAPAVQSSCVPVETAPQLQGKEDSALDALSDTLKDIAPAPQPAPVPAKSLVQEKKIVEEKLIRTGERDDSLPPEYRPTEEDRRKMEEYKAKAAAKPKEKPMDDKAALELLADDFSDAAKPCEPVASCGATAKLEPPVQVSGPLKPMPAPVLDSLSGTLIPEQPEIKTKTDKPKGKKSKSRSKKQHTEEPSAAGQPPSQRSSDVVPASTRKGGKS